Proteins encoded within one genomic window of Oncorhynchus mykiss isolate Arlee chromosome 27, USDA_OmykA_1.1, whole genome shotgun sequence:
- the LOC110507418 gene encoding galaxin, with translation MSVHHQCCGDHQFDQRSHCCCFDSEPLSPEPLNASCCASSGSNHLGIAPTSPKCMSGKQPCGLGACFNPTTERCCVNPTSLQGQSYSHDQTCCEGTLRHTPYLYNGASCGSQVYNPDSKICCAGKLSNRVLGKNLCCGTTPYGVEDRGVLCCNQTLHCEVEDGYQCSPGGHLYLPSRDMVCGTRVHLNDPDKHCCGEETYYPWNEICCNGHKHRGNKSCCGVKAYDPSCDQMKCCAGTLYDLQFQDRLSEEAQCCGSVLMEAGSTQTCCSAPGLDLLYPTQPGFTCCGHRYPNSSLWSCCAGVLHPRPEPHNTTKNVIPGPRLLPLGDLKTEVLCQSKVLVGTVESVSVKMNERSIVMVNTMYMQASRGHVSAMASPHYLTLPDHCSSPELVLGNTYIWVKNNYSDTISFISDLSDHSSPLHSILSRCSK, from the exons ATGTCCGTTCACCACCAGTGCTGTGGAGACCACCAGTTTGACCAGCGAAGCCACTGCTGCTGCTTCGATTCTGAACCACTCTCTCCAGAGCCTCTCAATGCAAGCTGCTGTGCATCATCAGGGTCGAAT caCTTGGGAATTGCTCCGACTTCTCCGAAATG TATGTCAGGGAAACAGCCCTGTGGTCTAGGTGCCTGTTTCAACCCAACAACAGAACGTTGCTGTGTGAACCCTACATCTCTCCAGGGACAAAGTTACTCCCACGACCAGACCTGCTGTGAGGGAACACTACGCCACACCCCAT ATCTCTACAATGGTGCTAGCTGTGGCTCTCAGGTTTACAATCCAGACAGTAAAATCTGCTGTGCCGGGAAGCTGTCCAATAGGGTGCTTGGAAAAAACCTG tgCTGTGGTACAACGCCGTATGGTGTAGAGGACCGAGGGGTGTTGTGCTGTAACCAGACCTTGCACTGTGAGGTGGAGGATGGGTACCAGTGCTCCCCAGGTGGCCACTTGTATCTGCCATCCCGTGACATGGTGTGTGGCACACGAGTTCATCTGAACGATCCAGACAAACACTGCTGTGGGGAGGAGACATACTACCCTTGGAATGAAATCTGCTGCAACGGACACAA ACACAGGGGGAACAAGTCCTGCTGCGGAGTCAAGGCTTATGACCCCAGCTGTGACCAGATGAAGTGCTGTGCAGGGACTCTGTACGACCTGCAGTTTCAGGACAGACTCTCAGAGGAAGCCCAGTGCTGTGGGAGTGTCCTGATGGAGGCCGGCTCCACCCAGACCTGCTGCTCTGCCCCAGGGCTAGACCTGCTCTATCCTACCCAGCCAGGGTTCACCTGCTGTGGGCACCGCTACCCCAACTCATCCCTGTGGTCCTGCTGCGCCGGGGTCCTGCACCCAAGGCCTGAACCACACAACACCACCAAGAACGTGATTCCAG GACCCAGGCTTCTACCACTGGGGGATCTGAAGACTGAAGTCCTGTGTCAGAGCAAAG ttcTGGTAGGGACAGTGGAGAGTGTGTCTGTGAAGATGAATGAGCGGTCCATCGTGATGGTGAACACCATGTACATGCAGGCCTCGCGTGGCCATGTCAGCGCCATGGCTTCCCCTCACTACCTCACATTACCCGACCACTGCAGCTCCCCTGAACTGGTGCTGGGCAACACTTACATCTGGGTGAAAAATAATTACTCAGACACCATAAGTTTCATCTCTGATCTCAGCGATCATTCCTCCCCTCTTCATTCCATCCTCTCCAGGTGCTCAAAATGA
- the LOC110507421 gene encoding gem-associated protein 7, whose translation MRPHVSVLRLPRGPDPNGRGFDPNSPRFIALCPTTISASTETGTDSVQMREEQRARSVLRESFLRTLIAMTNKQVQFHMYERVKVEAKFGASDIDVLNFQVSELHTPIGVQKEALLRCQDVISYSFDL comes from the coding sequence ATGAGACCACATGTATCTGTGCTTCGCCTCCCGAGAGGACCTGATCCGAATGGCCGCGGATTCGACCCGAACTCACCCCGTTTCATCGCGCTGTGTCCAACTACTATTTCAGCTTCGACTGAAACAGGGACCGACTCAGTCCAAATGAGAGAAGAGCAGCGTGCACGGTCGGTTTTGAGAGAAAGCTTCCTGAGAACGCTCATAGCCATGACCAACAAGCAGGTGCAATTCCACATGTACGAGAGAGTCAAGGTTGAGGCCAAGTTTGGAGCTTCGGACATTGACGTGCTCAACTTCCAAGTTTCAGAACTGCATACCCCCATTGGGGTGCAAAAAGAAGCTCTGCTCAGATGTCAGGATGTCATTTCATATTCCTTTGATCTCTGA